In Sphingomonas panacisoli, one genomic interval encodes:
- a CDS encoding acyl-CoA dehydrogenase family protein: MTDLDTFRADTRTWLEANCPAEMREPVRSDKDAVWGGRDQSMLTPAQKEWMDKMGARGWTVPDWPKEYGGGGLSPAETKILREEMQRIRARNPLNSFGISMLGPALLKYGTEEQKLDHLPKIARGEIRWCQGYSEPGAGSDLAGLQTSAEDKGDHYLVNGQKVWTSYANYADWIFCLVRTDKSVKQAGISFVLFDMASEGVSTKPILLISGYSPFCETFFDNVKVPKENLVYEENKGWDVAKYLLGHEREMISGMGLGSAGGNPLLDGAKKTIGTADDGTLADPLLRAQIALFEVRAKAFNAMSEKFIDDLKAGKAHPAQPSMMKYYGTELNKSRHELMMAAGGSDALEWESERSTNGAGPRAWLRTKANSIEGGTSEVQLNIISKRILELPDK, from the coding sequence ATGACCGACCTCGACACCTTCCGCGCCGACACGCGCACCTGGCTGGAGGCGAATTGCCCCGCCGAGATGCGCGAGCCAGTGCGCAGCGACAAGGACGCCGTGTGGGGCGGCCGCGATCAGTCGATGCTGACACCGGCGCAGAAGGAATGGATGGACAAGATGGGCGCGCGCGGCTGGACCGTGCCCGACTGGCCGAAGGAATATGGCGGCGGCGGACTGTCGCCGGCCGAGACCAAGATCCTGCGCGAAGAAATGCAGCGAATTCGGGCGCGCAACCCACTCAATTCGTTCGGTATTTCGATGCTCGGCCCGGCGCTGCTGAAGTACGGCACCGAGGAACAGAAGCTCGACCATCTGCCCAAGATCGCACGCGGCGAAATCCGCTGGTGCCAGGGTTATTCGGAGCCGGGCGCGGGGTCGGACCTCGCGGGCCTGCAGACTTCGGCCGAGGACAAGGGCGACCATTATCTCGTCAACGGGCAGAAGGTGTGGACCAGCTACGCCAACTATGCCGACTGGATCTTCTGCCTCGTCCGCACCGACAAGTCGGTCAAGCAGGCGGGGATCAGCTTCGTGCTGTTCGACATGGCCTCCGAAGGCGTCTCGACCAAGCCGATCCTGCTGATTTCCGGCTATTCGCCGTTCTGCGAAACCTTCTTCGACAATGTGAAGGTTCCCAAGGAAAACCTTGTTTACGAAGAGAATAAGGGTTGGGACGTCGCCAAATATCTGCTCGGCCATGAGCGTGAGATGATCAGCGGCATGGGGCTCGGCTCGGCGGGCGGCAATCCGCTGCTCGACGGCGCGAAGAAGACGATCGGGACCGCCGACGACGGCACGCTCGCCGACCCGCTGCTCCGCGCGCAGATCGCGCTGTTCGAGGTACGGGCAAAGGCGTTCAACGCCATGTCGGAGAAGTTCATCGACGACCTCAAAGCCGGCAAGGCGCACCCCGCCCAGCCGTCGATGATGAAATATTACGGCACCGAACTGAACAAGTCGCGCCACGAACTGATGATGGCGGCAGGCGGTTCGGACGCCCTGGAGTGGGAAAGCGAGCGCTCGACCAACGGCGCCGGCCCGCGCGCGTGGCTGCGCACCAAGGCGAACTCGATCGAGGGCGGGACCAGCGAGGTGCAGCTCAACATCATTTCGAAGCGGATCCTGGAATTGCCGGACAAATGA
- a CDS encoding SDR family NAD(P)-dependent oxidoreductase, whose product MRFKDKSIIVTGAGSGIGRATALLFAREGGKVVVADKTDGADATAKLITDAGGTAVAIQMDAGLEEDVIRTVDLAVESFGGLDIIFANAGISGGMANIFDTDVALITEVLRVNLVGPYLAIKHAAPKIAERGGGAIVLTASVAGIRSGAGSPAYSASKAGVINLAKTSAQQLSGSNVRVNAICPGLTETGMTKPTFDYAREAGKMDRVGRLNPLRRGAQPEELAEVAAFLASDAASYVNGQAIAVDGGLSSSHPVTKQEYGRTAV is encoded by the coding sequence ATGCGCTTCAAGGACAAGTCGATCATCGTCACTGGCGCAGGTTCCGGTATCGGCCGCGCCACTGCTCTGCTGTTCGCGCGTGAGGGCGGGAAGGTCGTGGTCGCCGACAAGACTGACGGTGCCGATGCGACCGCCAAGCTGATCACCGATGCCGGCGGCACCGCGGTCGCGATCCAGATGGACGCTGGGCTGGAGGAGGACGTGATCCGCACGGTCGACCTCGCGGTGGAAAGCTTCGGCGGGCTCGACATCATCTTCGCCAATGCCGGGATTTCGGGCGGGATGGCGAACATCTTCGACACCGACGTCGCGCTCATCACCGAAGTGCTGCGCGTGAACCTGGTCGGCCCGTACCTGGCGATCAAGCACGCCGCGCCGAAGATCGCCGAGCGCGGCGGCGGCGCGATCGTGCTGACCGCCAGCGTGGCGGGCATCCGCTCGGGCGCGGGGTCGCCGGCTTATTCGGCGTCGAAGGCGGGGGTCATCAATCTCGCCAAGACGTCCGCGCAGCAGCTCTCCGGTTCGAACGTCCGCGTCAACGCGATCTGCCCTGGCCTTACCGAGACCGGCATGACCAAGCCGACCTTTGATTACGCGCGCGAGGCCGGGAAGATGGACCGCGTCGGCCGCCTCAACCCGCTGCGCCGCGGTGCGCAGCCCGAAGAGCTCGCTGAAGTCGCCGCCTTCCTCGCCAGCGACGCCGCGAGCTACGTCAACGGCCAAGCTATCGCGGTCGATGGCGGGCTGTCGTCGAGCCACCCCGTGACCAAACAGGAATATGGCCGGACTGCGGTCTGA
- a CDS encoding putative quinol monooxygenase, with amino-acid sequence MGTMRIPEGALEVARPAMAAMLAASRAEDGCLAYNYAQDVLDPRIIHISERWRDRAALDAHFRTPHMAEWRAQFGAIGITDRDLQLYESDDGQPI; translated from the coding sequence ATGGGGACCATGCGTATTCCCGAGGGCGCGCTGGAAGTAGCGCGCCCGGCGATGGCCGCGATGCTGGCCGCCAGCCGCGCGGAGGACGGGTGCCTCGCCTACAATTACGCCCAGGACGTGCTCGACCCGCGTATCATCCATATCAGCGAACGCTGGCGCGACCGCGCCGCGCTCGACGCGCATTTCAGGACGCCGCACATGGCCGAATGGCGCGCGCAGTTCGGCGCGATCGGCATCACCGACCGCGATCTCCAGCTGTACGAAAGCGACGACGGCCAGCCGATCTGA
- a CDS encoding Zn-dependent alcohol dehydrogenase: MKAAVLFEAKKPLEICDVDVAKPGPHEVLIRTVACGVCRSDLHFVDGAYPTPLPAIPGHEAAGIVEAVGDEVRTVKVGDAVVTCLSAFCGHCEFCVSGRMSLCISAEVRRQQGAAPRLSMNGEPVHQMLNLSAYAEMMLVHEHACVRVDPDMPLDRAALLGCAVTTGAGAVFNASPVTPGETVCVVGCGGIGLAAVNAAKIAGAGKIIALDPVPEKRALAEKLGATHTFDATAESTVPEVVELTKGGVHHAIEAVGREASADTAVKVLRRGGTATILGMMPLGSKVGLSALDLLGSKKLQGGLMGGNRFPVDIPRLVDFYLRGLLDLDTIIAERMPLEKINHAFDELRKGDAARSVIEFS, from the coding sequence GTGAAGGCAGCCGTACTGTTCGAAGCGAAGAAGCCGCTCGAAATCTGTGATGTCGATGTCGCCAAGCCCGGCCCGCACGAGGTGCTGATCCGCACCGTCGCGTGCGGGGTGTGCCGGTCGGACCTACATTTCGTCGACGGCGCCTATCCGACGCCGCTGCCCGCGATCCCAGGCCACGAAGCGGCGGGCATCGTCGAAGCGGTCGGCGACGAGGTGCGCACGGTCAAGGTGGGCGACGCGGTGGTGACGTGTCTCTCCGCCTTTTGCGGGCATTGCGAATTCTGCGTGTCGGGCCGCATGTCGCTATGCATTTCGGCCGAGGTCCGCCGTCAGCAGGGTGCGGCGCCGCGCCTGTCGATGAATGGCGAGCCGGTCCACCAGATGCTCAACCTGTCGGCCTATGCCGAGATGATGCTGGTCCACGAGCATGCCTGCGTGCGCGTCGATCCCGACATGCCGCTCGATCGCGCCGCGCTGCTCGGATGCGCGGTGACGACGGGGGCGGGGGCGGTGTTCAACGCCAGCCCGGTGACACCGGGCGAGACGGTGTGCGTCGTCGGGTGCGGCGGGATCGGGCTGGCTGCGGTGAATGCAGCGAAGATCGCCGGCGCGGGCAAAATCATTGCGCTCGATCCGGTGCCCGAGAAGCGCGCATTGGCCGAAAAGCTCGGCGCAACCCACACATTCGACGCGACCGCCGAGAGCACCGTCCCCGAAGTGGTCGAACTGACCAAAGGCGGCGTGCATCACGCAATCGAAGCGGTCGGGCGCGAGGCGTCGGCCGACACCGCGGTCAAGGTGCTCAGGCGTGGCGGCACAGCGACGATCCTGGGCATGATGCCGCTCGGCAGCAAGGTTGGTCTGTCGGCGCTCGACCTGTTGGGGTCGAAGAAGCTGCAGGGCGGGTTGATGGGCGGCAACCGCTTCCCGGTCGATATCCCACGGCTGGTCGATTTCTACCTGCGCGGGCTGCTCGATCTCGACACGATCATCGCCGAACGCATGCCGCTCGAGAAGATCAACCACGCGTTCGACGAGTTGCGCAAAGGCGACGCCGCGCGCAGCGTGATCGAGTTCAGCTGA
- a CDS encoding energy transducer TonB: MKTLAILAVAAAVLPTVVVAQRKPVERYPAPIPPAPPLPGAQGLIGWQVEGMDCAGTDLPDAAVMLPRPAFGWMQQGAPLRVTLDFAIDDAGRPVDIRRSEQSYVPNADDLAPALAASNFAAGAPHRQCQAHYVATRSPIAAAAVPDLIAATIDARPSREAIERIKPTGSDCFDKPLEPLLRGYPDFRTLKGSVGRLQWSMVQFDIDAAGKPVAVHTLTGTHDGGLDAAARAAVAKSRFAGGKRSGCLYPYWKSATPRPAPDSPDKQGFRPESATCPVELDWAVKPVLQYPDNYRKRGIEGWAIVAFDAAPWGATGNVRVLAAEPAADFGTTAINVVAAARLAPSNQGYVGCVERVRYVMTSPGGAEAPAD, translated from the coding sequence ATGAAAACGCTCGCTATTCTGGCCGTAGCGGCCGCAGTCCTCCCTACTGTCGTCGTCGCCCAGCGTAAGCCGGTCGAGCGTTATCCCGCGCCGATCCCGCCGGCCCCGCCTCTGCCCGGTGCGCAGGGGCTGATCGGCTGGCAAGTCGAGGGTATGGACTGTGCGGGTACCGACCTGCCCGACGCCGCCGTGATGCTGCCCCGGCCTGCGTTCGGCTGGATGCAGCAGGGCGCCCCCTTGCGCGTGACGCTCGATTTCGCGATCGACGATGCGGGGCGGCCGGTCGATATTCGTCGTAGCGAACAGAGTTATGTGCCGAACGCCGACGATCTGGCACCGGCGCTGGCCGCCAGCAATTTCGCGGCCGGGGCGCCGCACCGCCAGTGTCAGGCGCACTACGTCGCGACAAGGTCGCCGATCGCCGCCGCTGCCGTACCCGACCTGATTGCGGCGACGATCGATGCACGGCCATCGCGAGAGGCGATCGAGCGCATCAAGCCGACCGGTTCCGACTGTTTCGACAAGCCGCTCGAGCCGCTGCTGCGCGGCTATCCCGATTTCCGCACGCTGAAGGGCAGCGTCGGGCGCCTGCAATGGAGCATGGTGCAGTTCGATATCGATGCGGCGGGCAAACCCGTCGCCGTTCACACGCTGACCGGCACGCACGATGGCGGACTCGACGCGGCCGCGCGCGCTGCCGTGGCGAAGTCGCGGTTCGCGGGCGGGAAGCGTTCCGGGTGCCTTTATCCCTATTGGAAGAGCGCTACGCCACGCCCCGCGCCTGATTCGCCCGATAAACAGGGCTTCCGACCCGAGAGCGCGACGTGTCCCGTCGAACTGGACTGGGCGGTCAAACCGGTGCTGCAATATCCCGACAATTATCGGAAGCGGGGGATCGAAGGCTGGGCGATCGTCGCCTTTGATGCGGCGCCCTGGGGAGCGACGGGCAACGTTCGCGTGCTGGCGGCCGAACCGGCGGCCGACTTCGGCACGACGGCGATCAACGTCGTCGCCGCCGCGCGGCTCGCGCCGTCGAACCAGGGCTATGTCGGGTGCGTCGAGCGCGTGCGCTACGTCATGACCTCGCCCGGAGGCGCGGAGGCCCCCGCCGACTAA
- a CDS encoding amidase family protein — MVVSVAPAQAGAAGGSSNTAVPAFAGTTDKSAIETAAAIRAGETTALLECEAAIARIEARDGPINAVVVRDFDRARHQAREADKRLAAGETAPLLGVPMTVKESFDVAGLPTTWGLEAARDFVPQDDAVAVKRLKAAGAVILGKTNVPPLLADLQSNNPVYGRTNNPHHPGRVAGGSSGGSAAALASGMVPLEMGSDIGGSIRVPAAFNGVWGHKPTFAALSRVGHHFPGTDGAPGELSVIGPLARNPDDLALALDILADHPLAQSDNRPASGYHVLVLNSHPNATVAAPIADALDRLADALHDLGMAVDRTSDLIPDLDAQQRNYMKMLNITIARGVPQDGSAPTTLIEWFDLRDEQARNKRAWNALFKSYDAVIAPTLGVTAFAHDDTPLIQRTLDINGDATPFGLQFAFPGLATFPMLPATSFPIGTDPDGLPIGVQAIADTLKDHTAIAVARLAHGVMQ, encoded by the coding sequence ATGGTAGTGTCCGTCGCCCCGGCGCAGGCCGGGGCCGCTGGAGGATCGAGCAACACGGCGGTCCCGGCCTTCGCCGGGACGACGGATAAATCCGCGATCGAAACCGCCGCGGCGATCCGTGCGGGCGAAACCACCGCCTTGCTCGAATGCGAGGCGGCGATCGCGCGGATCGAGGCGCGCGACGGGCCGATCAACGCGGTCGTGGTGCGCGATTTCGACCGTGCGCGGCATCAGGCGCGCGAGGCCGACAAGCGGCTGGCCGCGGGCGAGACCGCGCCGCTGCTCGGCGTGCCGATGACGGTCAAGGAAAGCTTCGACGTCGCGGGACTGCCGACGACTTGGGGGCTGGAGGCGGCGCGCGATTTCGTGCCGCAGGACGATGCGGTCGCGGTCAAGCGGTTGAAGGCGGCGGGCGCGGTGATCCTGGGCAAGACCAACGTCCCGCCGCTGCTCGCCGACCTGCAATCGAACAACCCTGTCTACGGCCGCACCAACAACCCGCATCACCCCGGCCGCGTCGCCGGCGGGTCGTCGGGCGGATCGGCGGCAGCGCTGGCGTCGGGCATGGTACCGCTGGAAATGGGCAGCGATATCGGCGGGTCGATCCGCGTGCCGGCCGCCTTTAACGGCGTGTGGGGCCACAAGCCGACCTTCGCCGCGCTGAGCCGGGTCGGGCATCACTTCCCCGGCACCGACGGCGCGCCGGGCGAATTGTCGGTGATCGGACCGCTGGCGCGCAATCCCGACGATCTGGCGCTCGCGCTCGATATCCTCGCCGACCATCCGCTGGCGCAGTCCGACAATCGCCCGGCGAGCGGCTATCACGTGCTGGTCCTCAACAGCCATCCCAACGCGACGGTCGCCGCGCCGATCGCCGACGCGCTCGACCGGTTGGCGGACGCGCTCCATGATCTCGGCATGGCGGTCGATCGCACCAGCGACCTGATCCCCGATCTCGACGCCCAGCAGCGCAACTACATGAAAATGCTCAACATCACGATCGCGCGGGGCGTGCCGCAGGACGGATCGGCGCCGACGACGTTGATCGAATGGTTCGACCTGCGCGACGAACAGGCGCGCAACAAGCGGGCGTGGAACGCGCTGTTCAAGAGTTACGACGCGGTGATCGCGCCGACACTCGGCGTCACCGCGTTCGCGCATGACGATACGCCGCTGATTCAGCGAACGCTCGACATCAACGGCGACGCCACCCCGTTCGGACTGCAGTTCGCTTTCCCCGGCCTCGCGACCTTCCCCATGCTGCCCGCGACGAGCTTCCCGATCGGAACCGACCCGGACGGCCTGCCGATCGGCGTCCAGGCGATCGCCGATACCCTGAAAGACCACACCGCCATCGCCGTCGCACGGCTGGCGCACGGAGTAATGCAATGA
- a CDS encoding acyl-CoA thioesterase, with translation MAEDEYRPLHTPEELVSGLVTLLDVEELDTDLYRGMKLPGGRGRVFGGQVIGQALQAAQRSAEGKDAHSLHAYFMRAGDDALPIVYRVVRDFDGKSFATRRVIATQNGQPILNMAASFQVAEDGLHHQDAFPADIPPPEELKSESELRVEASQHMPEEHRKRFLNWKSPIDVRPLHPRNWFSPTKRDPVTYSWIKALAPLGDDTAMHRAILAYASDMGLMATSMMPHGVNWMTPGMQTASLDHAMWFHEDFRADEWLLYAMDSPWAGHGRGMNRGSIFTRDGRLVASVAQEGLIRKREPRA, from the coding sequence ATGGCTGAAGACGAATATCGCCCGCTGCATACGCCCGAGGAACTGGTCTCGGGACTTGTGACCTTGCTCGACGTCGAGGAACTCGACACCGATCTCTATCGCGGCATGAAGCTGCCCGGCGGACGCGGACGTGTGTTCGGCGGCCAGGTAATCGGCCAAGCGCTGCAAGCTGCGCAACGATCTGCCGAGGGCAAGGACGCGCATTCGCTCCACGCTTACTTCATGCGCGCCGGCGATGACGCATTGCCGATCGTCTATCGCGTGGTGCGCGATTTCGACGGTAAGAGCTTCGCGACGCGTCGCGTGATCGCGACGCAGAACGGCCAACCGATCCTCAACATGGCGGCGAGTTTCCAGGTCGCCGAGGACGGACTGCACCATCAGGACGCCTTCCCCGCCGACATTCCGCCGCCCGAAGAGCTGAAATCCGAAAGCGAATTGCGCGTCGAAGCGTCGCAGCACATGCCCGAGGAGCATCGCAAACGCTTCCTCAACTGGAAAAGCCCGATCGACGTCCGGCCTTTACACCCGCGCAACTGGTTCTCACCGACCAAGCGCGATCCGGTGACCTATAGCTGGATCAAAGCGCTCGCACCGCTGGGCGACGACACCGCGATGCATCGCGCGATCCTGGCCTATGCCAGCGACATGGGCCTTATGGCGACAAGCATGATGCCGCACGGCGTCAATTGGATGACGCCGGGGATGCAGACCGCCAGCCTCGACCACGCCATGTGGTTCCACGAGGACTTCCGCGCGGACGAGTGGCTGCTTTACGCGATGGACAGCCCGTGGGCGGGGCACGGCCGGGGCATGAACCGGGGCAGCATCTTCACGCGCGACGGCCGACTGGTCGCCAGCGTCGCGCAGGAAGGGTTGATCAGGAAGCGCGAGCCCCGCGCCTGA
- a CDS encoding phosphotransferase family protein: MAAHPDDAPKTIAVDEKNALDLAKLTAWMEGNVAGFAGPLSYTKFAGGQSNPTYKLTAASGEYVLRRKPFGNLLPSAHAVDREYKVIAGLYPTGFPVARPYGLCTDPAVIGTDFYVMGFADGRNLWDGTLPDYAPDERTGIYNAMCDTLAALHNTDYVAAGLGDYGKPGNYFERQVARWTKQYKLAETEHMPAVESLIEYLPRTLPEQTRTSVVHGDYRIDNMMFHKTENRVIALLDWELSTLGDPLADFSYFLMSWVTKPEGRSGVMGVAGGDSGIPTIDDMVARYCAATGRDGLPDLNWYFAYNLFRLTGIVQGIKKRIVEGTASSAQAEKSAAGVYRLADAAWDFAQKAGA; encoded by the coding sequence ATGGCCGCGCACCCCGACGACGCTCCCAAGACGATCGCGGTCGACGAGAAGAACGCGCTCGACCTCGCCAAGCTGACGGCGTGGATGGAAGGGAATGTCGCGGGGTTCGCGGGGCCGTTGAGCTACACCAAGTTCGCGGGAGGGCAGTCGAACCCGACCTACAAGCTGACCGCCGCGTCGGGCGAGTACGTCCTGCGCCGCAAGCCGTTCGGCAACCTGTTGCCCTCCGCGCACGCGGTCGACCGCGAGTATAAGGTGATCGCGGGACTTTACCCGACCGGTTTTCCGGTCGCGCGGCCCTATGGCCTGTGCACCGATCCGGCGGTGATCGGCACCGACTTCTACGTCATGGGGTTCGCCGACGGCCGCAACCTGTGGGACGGGACGCTGCCCGACTACGCGCCCGACGAGCGCACCGGCATCTACAACGCGATGTGCGACACGCTCGCCGCGCTCCACAACACTGATTACGTCGCGGCCGGGCTCGGCGATTATGGCAAGCCGGGCAATTATTTCGAGCGCCAGGTCGCGCGCTGGACCAAGCAGTACAAGCTCGCCGAAACCGAACACATGCCGGCGGTCGAGAGCCTGATCGAATATCTGCCGCGGACGCTGCCCGAACAAACGCGGACGTCGGTCGTCCACGGCGATTATCGCATCGACAACATGATGTTCCACAAGACCGAGAACCGCGTGATCGCGCTGCTCGACTGGGAACTGTCGACGCTCGGCGATCCGCTGGCGGATTTCAGCTATTTCCTGATGAGCTGGGTGACCAAGCCCGAAGGTCGCTCCGGCGTGATGGGCGTGGCGGGCGGCGACAGCGGCATCCCGACGATCGACGACATGGTTGCGCGATACTGCGCCGCGACCGGGCGCGACGGGCTGCCCGACCTCAACTGGTATTTCGCTTATAATTTGTTCCGCCTGACCGGGATCGTCCAAGGCATCAAGAAACGCATCGTCGAGGGTACCGCGTCGTCGGCGCAGGCCGAGAAGTCGGCGGCGGGCGTGTACCGGCTGGCCGACGCGGCGTGGGACTTCGCACAAAAGGCGGGCGCCTGA
- a CDS encoding SDR family oxidoreductase, which yields MSLFDLTGKVAVITGSSKGIGKATAYEMAEHGAKVVISSRKQDACNAVAADINGKYGDGTAIAVAANISSKEALQNLVDETRAAFGQIDVLVCNAASNPYYGPQEGISDEQFRKILDNNIVSNHWLITMVAPEMRARRDGSIIIISSIGGLRGTPVIGAYAISKAADMQLARNLAHEFGPDNVRVNCIAPGLVRTDFAKVLVDDPKRQEAASRSVPLRRIGEPEDIAGGVVFLASKAAAFTTGQTIVMDGGVTI from the coding sequence ATGTCGCTATTCGATCTGACCGGCAAGGTCGCGGTCATCACCGGCTCGTCGAAGGGGATCGGCAAGGCGACCGCCTACGAAATGGCGGAGCATGGCGCGAAAGTTGTCATCTCCAGCCGCAAGCAGGATGCGTGCAACGCAGTCGCAGCCGATATCAACGGCAAATATGGTGACGGCACCGCGATCGCGGTCGCGGCGAACATATCGAGCAAAGAAGCGCTTCAGAACCTGGTCGACGAGACTCGCGCGGCGTTCGGGCAGATCGATGTGCTCGTCTGCAACGCCGCGTCGAACCCGTATTACGGCCCGCAGGAGGGGATTAGCGACGAGCAGTTCCGCAAGATTCTCGACAACAATATCGTGTCGAACCACTGGCTGATCACGATGGTCGCGCCGGAGATGCGCGCGCGCCGAGACGGGTCGATCATCATTATCTCCTCGATCGGGGGCCTGCGCGGGACGCCCGTGATCGGCGCCTATGCGATCTCCAAGGCGGCCGACATGCAACTCGCGCGCAACCTCGCGCACGAATTCGGGCCGGATAACGTTCGCGTGAACTGCATCGCCCCAGGGCTAGTCCGTACCGATTTCGCCAAGGTGCTGGTGGACGATCCCAAGCGGCAGGAAGCCGCCAGCCGGTCGGTCCCGCTACGCCGGATCGGCGAGCCGGAGGATATCGCCGGCGGCGTGGTGTTCCTGGCGTCGAAGGCGGCGGCGTTCACCACCGGGCAGACGATCGTGATGGATGGGGGCGTGACGATTTAG
- a CDS encoding acyl-CoA dehydrogenase family protein: MPLYINEDQTMLRDTARDFIADSAPVKHMRALRDANDQTGFSRDLWKSFAEMGFTGILIGEDQGGLGLGHVEAGVVLEEIGRNLSPSPFLATAVAAVEALKGTAQATKYFSGIVAGETVAALAIDEQAKFRDSVALKAERSGNGFKLTGKKQFVSHGHVADLIIVAARTAGSADDENGVTLFAVDKGAAGLSAEAERLADSSLAARLEFDGVEVTADAVIGEVDAGRDPLNRLLRAGRTGASAELLGVGGGAMDMTVEYLKQRKQFGVLIGTFQALQHRAAHLYSEMEVARAATLRAAQMLDTGSDRADEAVSVAKAQAGLATMLAVQEGVQMFGGIGMTDEFDIGFYMKRQRVLAEMFGDANFHADKIARNAGY; this comes from the coding sequence ATGCCCCTCTACATCAACGAAGATCAGACGATGCTCCGCGACACGGCGCGCGACTTCATCGCCGATTCCGCGCCCGTCAAACACATGCGTGCGCTGCGTGACGCGAACGACCAGACCGGGTTCAGCCGCGATCTGTGGAAATCGTTCGCGGAGATGGGCTTCACCGGCATCCTGATCGGCGAGGATCAGGGCGGACTCGGGCTCGGCCATGTCGAGGCGGGCGTCGTGCTCGAGGAAATCGGCCGCAACCTGTCGCCCTCCCCTTTTCTCGCGACGGCGGTCGCGGCGGTCGAGGCGCTGAAGGGCACCGCGCAGGCCACGAAATACTTCTCCGGCATCGTCGCGGGCGAGACCGTTGCAGCGCTGGCGATCGACGAGCAGGCCAAGTTCCGCGATTCGGTCGCGCTGAAGGCAGAGCGCTCGGGCAACGGGTTCAAGCTGACCGGCAAGAAGCAGTTCGTCAGCCACGGCCACGTCGCCGACCTGATCATCGTCGCCGCGCGCACCGCAGGATCGGCCGACGATGAGAACGGCGTGACGTTGTTCGCGGTCGATAAGGGCGCCGCCGGCCTGTCCGCCGAAGCCGAGCGCCTTGCCGACTCCTCGCTAGCCGCGCGCCTCGAGTTCGACGGCGTGGAGGTCACCGCCGACGCCGTGATCGGCGAGGTCGATGCCGGTCGCGATCCGCTCAACCGCCTGCTACGCGCCGGCCGAACGGGCGCGTCCGCCGAATTACTCGGCGTCGGCGGCGGCGCGATGGACATGACGGTCGAGTATCTCAAGCAGCGCAAGCAGTTCGGCGTGCTGATCGGCACCTTCCAGGCGCTCCAGCACCGCGCCGCGCATCTCTATTCGGAGATGGAAGTCGCCCGCGCCGCCACGCTCCGTGCTGCGCAGATGCTCGATACGGGGTCCGACCGCGCCGACGAAGCCGTGTCGGTCGCCAAGGCGCAAGCCGGGCTCGCGACGATGTTGGCGGTGCAGGAGGGCGTGCAGATGTTCGGCGGGATCGGCATGACCGACGAATTCGACATCGGTTTCTACATGAAGCGCCAGCGCGTTCTCGCCGAGATGTTCGGCGATGCGAACTTCCATGCCGACAAGATCGCGCGTAACGCCGGTTATTGA